The following coding sequences lie in one Flavobacterium sp. 20NA77.7 genomic window:
- a CDS encoding cytochrome C oxidase subunit IV family protein, translating to MAHAHESNTKRIWTVFGLLSVITTVEVAFGIIKPHALYHNTFLSMNILNWIFIILTIVKAYYIMWAFMHLEGEKKSLRWSIVAPLVFLILYLCFIILIEGDYVFEVFKTSHYKWIF from the coding sequence ATGGCACACGCACACGAGTCAAACACAAAAAGAATTTGGACGGTATTTGGTTTACTTTCTGTAATCACAACCGTTGAAGTAGCTTTCGGTATTATTAAACCACATGCTTTATACCATAACACATTCTTAAGCATGAATATCTTAAACTGGATATTTATTATTTTAACTATTGTAAAAGCATATTATATTATGTGGGCTTTTATGCACTTAGAAGGTGAAAAAAAGAGTTTAAGATGGTCAATTGTTGCTCCTTTAGTTTTTTTAATTCTGTATTTATGTTTCATAATACTTATTGAAGGAGATTATGTTTTTGAAGTATTTAAAACTTCACATTACAAATGGATATTCTAA